One Polaribacter sp. SA4-12 genomic window carries:
- the metG gene encoding methionine--tRNA ligase — MSAPKRYTITAALPYTNGPIHIGHLAGVYVPADIYARYLRLTGNDVAYISGSDEHGAAIPMRAKKEGVSPQVIIDKYHGIIKKSFADFGISFDNYSRTSSKIHHETASEFFTKMYNDGEFIEEVSAQLYDAEANQFLADRFVVGTCPKCGFEESYGDQCENCGTSHNATDLINPKSAITGNVPTVKETKHWFLPLDKHEGFLREWILEGHKKDWKPNVYGQVKSWVDDGLRPRAVTRDLDWGIPVPLKDAEGKVLYVWFDAPIGYISSTKEWAAREGKNWEDYWKKDDTKLVHFIGKDNIVFHCIIFPAMLKAHGDYILPDNVPANEFLNLEGNKLSTSKNWAVWLHEYLEEFPNQQDVLRYTLTANAPESKDNDFTWKDFQAKNNNELVAIFGNFINRVVVLTNKYYEGIVPEPNDFTEVDEDVLAAVKEFPNIIGKSIERYRFREASQELMNLARLGNKYLADEEPWKVIKVDAERVKTIMYVALQISAALAVVSKPFLPFTSDKLKGILNVDENLSWEDITTKDVLLPGAHQINKAELLFSKIEDKTIEAQIEKLQATKLANEQENKVVEAQKETIEFDDFTKLDIRIGTILEAEKVAKTKKLLKLKVDVGIDTRTIVSGIAESFSPEEIIGQQVSVLVNLAPRKIRGVESQGMILMTDTPDGKLAFVEPTKEVKNGQQVS, encoded by the coding sequence ATGAGTGCTCCAAAAAGATATACAATTACAGCAGCTTTACCTTATACAAATGGTCCAATTCATATTGGGCATTTAGCAGGCGTTTACGTTCCTGCAGATATTTATGCGCGTTATTTACGCTTAACTGGTAATGATGTTGCTTACATTTCTGGTTCTGATGAACATGGTGCTGCCATACCAATGAGAGCAAAAAAAGAAGGCGTTTCTCCGCAAGTTATTATCGATAAATATCATGGAATTATTAAAAAATCTTTTGCAGATTTTGGTATTTCTTTTGATAATTACTCAAGAACCTCATCTAAGATTCATCATGAAACTGCATCAGAATTCTTTACAAAGATGTATAATGATGGTGAGTTTATTGAAGAAGTTTCTGCACAATTGTATGATGCAGAAGCAAATCAGTTCTTAGCAGATCGTTTTGTGGTAGGAACTTGTCCTAAATGTGGTTTTGAAGAAAGTTATGGAGATCAATGTGAAAATTGTGGAACTTCTCATAACGCAACAGATTTAATTAACCCTAAATCTGCAATTACAGGAAATGTACCAACAGTAAAAGAAACAAAACACTGGTTTTTACCTTTAGATAAACACGAAGGTTTTTTACGTGAATGGATTTTAGAAGGTCATAAAAAAGATTGGAAACCGAATGTTTACGGACAAGTAAAAAGTTGGGTAGATGATGGTTTAAGACCAAGAGCTGTAACCAGAGATTTAGATTGGGGAATTCCTGTTCCTTTAAAAGATGCTGAAGGAAAAGTTTTATATGTTTGGTTTGATGCACCTATTGGATACATTTCATCAACCAAAGAATGGGCAGCAAGAGAAGGAAAAAACTGGGAAGATTATTGGAAAAAAGACGATACAAAGTTGGTTCATTTTATAGGGAAAGACAATATTGTTTTTCACTGTATTATTTTTCCTGCGATGTTAAAAGCACATGGCGATTATATTTTACCTGATAATGTACCAGCAAATGAATTCTTAAATTTAGAAGGAAATAAATTATCGACTTCTAAAAATTGGGCAGTTTGGTTACATGAGTATTTAGAAGAATTTCCAAATCAGCAAGATGTTTTACGTTATACATTAACAGCAAACGCGCCAGAAAGTAAAGACAACGATTTTACTTGGAAAGATTTTCAGGCAAAAAACAACAACGAATTAGTTGCCATTTTTGGTAATTTTATTAACAGAGTTGTCGTTTTAACTAACAAATATTATGAAGGAATTGTACCTGAACCAAATGATTTTACAGAAGTAGATGAAGATGTTTTAGCTGCTGTAAAAGAGTTTCCAAATATTATTGGTAAGTCAATTGAAAGATACAGATTTAGAGAAGCTTCTCAAGAATTAATGAACTTAGCAAGACTTGGCAACAAGTATTTAGCTGATGAAGAGCCTTGGAAAGTGATAAAAGTTGATGCAGAACGCGTAAAAACAATTATGTATGTTGCTTTGCAAATTTCTGCAGCTTTAGCAGTAGTTTCTAAACCATTTTTACCTTTTACTTCAGATAAATTAAAAGGTATTTTAAATGTTGATGAAAACTTGTCTTGGGAAGATATAACTACAAAAGACGTTTTATTACCTGGAGCTCATCAAATAAACAAAGCTGAATTATTATTTTCTAAAATTGAAGATAAAACGATTGAAGCTCAAATTGAAAAATTACAAGCAACTAAACTTGCCAACGAGCAAGAAAACAAAGTTGTAGAGGCTCAAAAAGAAACCATTGAATTTGATGATTTTACAAAATTAGATATTAGAATTGGTACTATCTTAGAAGCTGAAAAAGTAGCAAAAACTAAAAAACTTTTAAAATTAAAGGTTGATGTTGGTATTGATACAAGAACCATCGTTTCTGGTATTGCAGAAAGTTTTTCTCCAGAAGAAATTATTGGTCAGCAAGTTTCTGTTTTAGTAAACTTAGCGCCAAGAAAAATTAGAGGCGTAGAAAGCCAAGGAATGATTTTAATGACAGATACTCCTGATGGTAAATTAGCTTTCGTAGAACCTACAAAAGAAGTTAAAAACGGACAACAAGTGAGTTAA
- a CDS encoding xanthine dehydrogenase family protein molybdopterin-binding subunit, whose translation MKSQNKNNFSRRNFLKTSVLASGGLLIGFNLITACKPEAVMPVDIEKLNFNDFNAFIKISDEGYVTIFSPNPEIGQGVKTSMPMIIAEELDVEWSKVNVVQGALDTDNFKRQMAGGSQSIRFGWKALRETGATTKQMLINAAAAKWNVNASTCKASKGIITNTKGDKLGYGEVVKEAALLEVPEDVQLKKIKDFTIIGQEIVNVDIDKIITGEPLFGLDYKTEGMVYASVLRPPVFGQVLESFDASEAKSINGVIDVFTIGDKARNFLDKGYVSWTAVLNNSDKIVVIANSTWAAIKAKKAIKAVWKEESVAESTAFHNKKLLAILDSKKLNTSREDGTIEKAFKEADKIIERTYSSPFLPHNCMEPMNFYANVTSDKIELVGPTQTPNEVAKSVAVLLDRKVEDISVEMTRMGGGFGRRLYSDFALEVAEISNKIRKPVKMISTREDDMTTGVYKPSVKYRITASLKDGKITGYHLKEAAINGNMYGIIPDFFPAGCIPNYKVDLGNYKSNVTTGAWRAPYTNFLAFAEQSFFDEVAKELSIDPIQLRLDLLQNVKGTTDKSIKYSGQRMEDTIKLVREKANWGKTKEGTYQGFSAYYSHNTHVAEVAEIELKDGFPVIKKVIVAVDCGVVVNPTGARNQVEGGVIDGISHAMYAAFTFKDGKPKHNNFDTYRMIRMQETPQVEVHFVENELSPTGLGEPGLPPAGGAVANAINTALGKRMYSQPFVKELKKNSVLG comes from the coding sequence ATGAAATCTCAAAACAAAAATAATTTTAGTAGAAGAAACTTTTTAAAGACATCTGTTTTAGCAAGTGGAGGCCTGTTAATTGGGTTTAATCTAATTACTGCATGCAAACCAGAAGCAGTAATGCCTGTTGATATTGAAAAACTAAATTTCAATGATTTTAACGCGTTTATTAAGATTTCTGATGAAGGATATGTCACTATTTTTTCTCCAAACCCAGAAATTGGTCAAGGTGTAAAAACATCGATGCCAATGATTATTGCTGAAGAATTAGATGTAGAATGGAGTAAAGTAAACGTTGTTCAAGGTGCATTAGATACAGACAATTTTAAAAGACAAATGGCTGGTGGAAGTCAATCTATACGTTTTGGATGGAAAGCTTTAAGAGAAACAGGAGCTACTACAAAACAAATGTTGATAAATGCTGCTGCGGCAAAATGGAATGTAAATGCATCAACTTGTAAAGCTTCAAAAGGAATTATAACAAACACAAAAGGAGATAAATTAGGTTATGGAGAAGTTGTAAAAGAAGCAGCTTTATTAGAGGTTCCTGAAGATGTACAACTTAAGAAAATTAAAGATTTTACAATTATAGGACAAGAAATTGTAAATGTAGATATTGATAAAATTATTACTGGAGAACCACTTTTTGGATTGGATTATAAAACAGAAGGAATGGTATATGCATCAGTTCTAAGGCCTCCAGTTTTTGGACAAGTTTTAGAATCTTTTGACGCTTCAGAAGCGAAGTCTATTAATGGTGTAATAGATGTTTTTACTATTGGTGATAAAGCAAGAAATTTTTTAGATAAAGGATATGTTAGTTGGACAGCAGTTTTAAATAATAGCGATAAAATAGTAGTTATTGCTAACTCAACTTGGGCTGCAATCAAAGCAAAAAAAGCAATTAAAGCAGTTTGGAAAGAAGAATCTGTTGCAGAAAGTACAGCATTTCATAATAAGAAGTTATTAGCAATTTTAGACAGTAAAAAACTGAACACATCTAGAGAAGATGGTACTATTGAAAAAGCTTTTAAGGAAGCTGATAAAATTATAGAAAGAACATATTCCTCTCCTTTTTTACCTCATAATTGCATGGAACCTATGAATTTTTATGCAAATGTAACATCAGATAAAATTGAGTTGGTTGGACCAACCCAAACACCAAATGAAGTTGCTAAATCTGTTGCTGTTTTATTAGATAGAAAAGTTGAAGATATTAGTGTAGAAATGACTAGAATGGGTGGCGGTTTCGGAAGAAGATTATATTCAGATTTTGCATTAGAAGTTGCAGAAATTTCAAATAAAATTAGAAAACCAGTAAAAATGATTTCTACAAGAGAAGATGATATGACTACAGGAGTCTACAAACCTTCTGTAAAATACAGGATTACTGCATCATTAAAAGATGGTAAAATTACAGGTTATCATTTAAAAGAAGCTGCAATAAATGGAAATATGTATGGTATCATTCCTGATTTTTTTCCTGCTGGATGTATTCCAAATTACAAAGTAGATTTAGGTAATTATAAAAGTAATGTTACAACGGGTGCTTGGAGAGCGCCTTATACCAACTTCTTAGCATTTGCAGAACAAAGTTTCTTTGATGAAGTAGCTAAAGAGTTAAGTATAGATCCAATTCAATTACGTTTAGATTTACTTCAAAATGTAAAAGGAACTACAGATAAAAGCATTAAGTATTCTGGACAAAGAATGGAAGACACTATTAAGTTAGTGAGAGAAAAAGCAAATTGGGGAAAAACTAAAGAAGGAACTTATCAAGGTTTTTCTGCATATTATAGTCATAATACTCATGTTGCAGAAGTTGCAGAAATTGAATTAAAAGATGGTTTTCCGGTGATTAAAAAAGTAATTGTTGCTGTAGATTGTGGAGTTGTAGTAAACCCAACAGGAGCAAGAAACCAAGTTGAAGGTGGTGTTATAGATGGAATTAGTCATGCAATGTATGCTGCTTTTACTTTTAAAGATGGAAAGCCAAAGCATAATAATTTTGACACTTATAGAATGATTAGAATGCAAGAAACGCCACAAGTTGAGGTTCATTTTGTAGAAAACGAATTATCTCCAACAGGTTTAGGAGAACCAGGTTTACCTCCTGCAGGAGGAGCTGTTGCAAATGCAATTAATACTGCTCTTGGCAAAAGAATGTATAGTCAACCTTTTGTAAAGGAGCTGAAGAAGAATAGTGTTTTGGGATAA
- a CDS encoding S66 peptidase family protein produces the protein MKNKIAITTLFLMIFSSLFAQEKTNELIRPPYLHKGDTIAIVAPAGILKNRQETIQKAKRLVEGWGLCVVLGDNLFKNGHHFSGSDLQRTADFQKALDNPNIKAIWAARGGYGSVRILDKLNYKKFKKSPKWIIGYSDITAFHNHIHNLGVETIHGMMATSVEEKPEEIIKTISSFKKALFGQDISYTIASSTYNKEGIVEGQLIGGNLAILTSMLGSKSQLNTDGKILFLEEIGEYKYSIDRMLQSLKRAGYFENVNGLIIGDISSIKKNSTKWGHSIEQLILEVVPKNIPVLFDFPAGHKADNRALIFGRKVKLSVGSIQSSVIFKN, from the coding sequence ATGAAAAATAAAATTGCAATTACTACTTTATTTCTGATGATTTTTTCATCACTATTTGCTCAAGAAAAAACGAATGAATTAATAAGGCCTCCTTATTTACATAAAGGAGATACAATTGCAATTGTTGCGCCTGCAGGGATTTTAAAAAACCGACAAGAAACAATCCAAAAAGCGAAAAGATTAGTAGAAGGTTGGGGTTTGTGTGTTGTTTTGGGTGATAATTTATTTAAAAACGGACATCATTTTTCAGGTTCTGATTTACAAAGAACTGCAGATTTTCAAAAAGCATTAGACAACCCAAATATTAAAGCAATTTGGGCTGCAAGAGGAGGCTATGGTTCTGTTAGAATTTTAGATAAATTGAATTACAAGAAGTTTAAGAAAAGCCCAAAATGGATTATTGGTTATTCAGATATTACTGCTTTTCACAATCATATACATAATTTAGGCGTTGAAACCATTCATGGAATGATGGCAACTAGTGTAGAGGAGAAGCCAGAAGAAATTATTAAAACAATTTCTAGTTTTAAGAAAGCGTTATTTGGTCAAGATATTTCTTATACTATTGCTTCTTCAACATACAATAAAGAAGGAATTGTAGAAGGACAATTAATAGGAGGTAACCTTGCTATTTTAACATCTATGTTGGGTTCTAAAAGCCAATTAAATACAGATGGGAAGATTCTTTTTCTTGAAGAAATTGGTGAATACAAATATTCTATTGACAGAATGTTACAAAGTTTAAAACGTGCAGGTTATTTCGAAAATGTAAACGGATTAATTATTGGGGATATTTCTTCTATTAAAAAGAATTCTACAAAATGGGGACATTCTATTGAGCAACTTATTTTAGAGGTTGTTCCTAAAAACATTCCAGTCTTGTTTGATTTTCCAGCAGGACATAAAGCAGATAATAGAGCTTTAATTTTTGGAAGAAAAGTGAAATTGTCAGTTGGCAGTATACAATCTTCGGTGATTTTTAAAAATTAA
- a CDS encoding MBL fold metallo-hydrolase RNA specificity domain-containing protein, with protein MEHFVKVKFLGASGVVTGSKFIIETSEKNILIDCGMFQGVKELRELNWKNLSVNVKEIDVVLLTHGHLDHVGYLPRLVKQGFKGKIIGTAPTLAIAQIILNDSAKINEEEAEKANKEQYSSHKPALPFYTIEEAEKTINQFEVEVENKWIVLSENIKYRFQYNGHIIGATFIELDINRKRFVFSGDIGRSNDYLLEDPKTPEWADYLFLESTYGNKLHPEEDVERKLANIIRDTIQNKGNLIIPSFAVERLQTLMYILWKLYKENKIPNIPIFVDSPMGNRVLDVFKRFPNWHKLSMESYNEMCNHINIIQSYKETWETIDNKRSKIVIAGSGMVTGGRVLTYLQQLIEEPSTTVLLVGYQAEGTRGRQLLEGAHEIRIYGKYYPIKATIISIDSLSAHADQQDLLNWVKNIKNIPEKVFLIHGEPTALDAFRVKIKDTYNWNVVIPKLDSIEEVMV; from the coding sequence ATGGAACATTTTGTAAAAGTCAAATTTTTGGGAGCTTCAGGTGTTGTAACTGGCTCAAAATTTATTATTGAAACTTCAGAAAAAAATATACTTATAGATTGTGGTATGTTTCAGGGGGTTAAAGAACTTAGAGAGCTTAATTGGAAAAACTTATCTGTAAATGTAAAAGAGATTGATGTTGTATTATTAACTCATGGTCATTTAGATCATGTTGGTTATTTGCCAAGATTGGTAAAACAAGGTTTTAAAGGCAAAATTATTGGTACAGCACCAACATTAGCTATTGCTCAGATTATTTTGAATGACAGTGCTAAAATTAACGAGGAAGAAGCAGAAAAAGCAAACAAAGAGCAGTATTCTTCTCATAAACCTGCTTTACCATTTTACACAATTGAAGAAGCAGAAAAAACAATAAATCAATTTGAAGTAGAAGTAGAAAATAAGTGGATTGTTTTATCAGAAAACATTAAATATCGTTTTCAATATAATGGTCATATTATCGGCGCAACTTTTATAGAATTAGATATTAATCGAAAACGTTTTGTATTTTCTGGAGACATTGGTAGAAGTAACGATTATCTTTTAGAAGACCCAAAAACTCCTGAATGGGCAGACTATTTATTTCTTGAAAGTACCTACGGTAACAAACTGCATCCAGAAGAAGATGTTGAGCGTAAACTAGCAAATATTATTAGAGACACTATTCAGAATAAAGGAAACCTTATTATTCCGAGTTTTGCAGTAGAACGCTTGCAAACATTGATGTATATTTTATGGAAATTGTATAAGGAAAATAAGATTCCTAATATTCCAATATTTGTTGATAGCCCAATGGGAAATAGAGTTTTAGATGTTTTTAAACGCTTTCCTAATTGGCATAAGTTATCGATGGAATCGTATAATGAAATGTGTAATCACATAAATATTATTCAATCTTATAAAGAAACCTGGGAAACGATTGATAATAAAAGGTCTAAAATAGTTATTGCTGGAAGCGGAATGGTAACAGGAGGTAGAGTGTTAACTTATTTACAACAATTAATAGAAGAACCTTCTACAACTGTTTTATTAGTTGGTTATCAAGCAGAAGGAACTCGTGGAAGACAATTATTAGAAGGTGCTCATGAAATTCGTATTTATGGCAAATATTATCCTATAAAAGCAACTATTATAAGTATAGATAGTTTATCAGCTCATGCAGATCAGCAAGATTTGTTAAACTGGGTAAAAAATATTAAAAATATTCCAGAAAAAGTATTTTTAATTCATGGAGAGCCAACTGCTTTAGATGCTTTTCGAGTAAAAATAAAAGACACTTATAATTGGAATGTAGTTATCCCTAAACTAGATAGTATTGAAGAGGTGATGGTTTAA
- a CDS encoding universal stress protein: MKNILLPTDFSDNSWNAIQYAIELFKDEKCNFFLLNTYTPMIYNLEYTSRFGLVEVMRDISKKNINDIQQRIESKFKNPNHNYNQISSFNTLTNEIQQLHEGNVMDLIVMGTKGATGLGEILFGSNTVHVIKSAKCPVLAIPSDFIFEPPNEILFPSDYDVSFNENRVKQIIDIAVTHNSRINILNVSDGYELSDEQEENKQKLAKLFKNVTHLFHSVNNESVTGAISEFQLSRQINLLVMINNKHSFFENLFFKSKINQIGFHLNTPFLVIPSGTKKN, from the coding sequence ATGAAAAATATACTTTTACCTACCGATTTTTCAGATAATTCATGGAATGCAATTCAATATGCAATTGAATTATTTAAAGATGAAAAATGTAATTTCTTTTTACTGAATACATATACTCCAATGATTTATAATTTAGAGTATACTTCTAGGTTTGGCTTGGTTGAAGTAATGAGAGATATATCAAAAAAGAACATAAATGATATTCAGCAAAGAATTGAAAGTAAATTTAAGAATCCTAATCACAATTATAATCAAATCTCTTCATTTAACACCTTAACAAATGAGATACAACAGCTTCATGAAGGAAATGTAATGGATCTTATTGTTATGGGAACCAAAGGAGCAACTGGTTTAGGCGAAATTTTATTTGGATCTAATACTGTACATGTAATTAAAAGCGCAAAATGTCCTGTGTTAGCAATACCTAGTGATTTTATTTTTGAACCTCCGAATGAAATTTTATTTCCATCAGATTATGATGTTTCTTTTAATGAAAATCGTGTAAAGCAAATTATAGATATAGCTGTTACTCATAATTCAAGAATCAATATTTTAAATGTTTCTGATGGGTATGAATTATCTGATGAACAAGAAGAAAATAAACAAAAATTAGCCAAGTTATTCAAAAATGTTACCCATTTATTTCATAGCGTAAATAATGAAAGTGTAACAGGAGCAATTTCTGAATTTCAATTAAGTAGGCAAATTAACTTGTTAGTTATGATTAATAATAAACATTCTTTTTTCGAAAATCTATTTTTTAAATCAAAAATTAATCAAATAGGCTTTCATTTAAATACCCCTTTTTTAGTAATTCCTTCAGGGACAAAAAAGAACTAA
- a CDS encoding (2Fe-2S)-binding protein, with protein MPNYTLHINGKQRSVTADADTPLLWVLRDELNLVGTKFGCGIAQCGACTVHIDGVATRSCQMQVSFLDDVKITTIEGLSEEGKHPVQEAWKEIDVPQCGYCQAGQIMTASAFLEENKNPSEDEIRKAMNGNICRCASYNRIEKAVKVAAEKMS; from the coding sequence ATGCCAAATTACACACTTCATATTAACGGAAAACAACGTTCTGTTACAGCTGACGCAGATACACCTTTGTTATGGGTTTTAAGAGATGAGCTTAATTTAGTGGGCACAAAATTTGGATGCGGAATAGCACAATGTGGCGCTTGTACAGTTCATATAGATGGTGTTGCAACAAGAAGTTGTCAGATGCAAGTTTCTTTTTTAGATGATGTGAAAATTACTACAATAGAAGGCCTTTCTGAAGAAGGAAAGCATCCAGTACAAGAAGCTTGGAAAGAGATTGATGTCCCACAATGTGGATATTGTCAAGCAGGACAAATTATGACAGCTTCTGCCTTTTTAGAAGAGAATAAAAATCCTTCAGAAGACGAAATTAGAAAAGCTATGAATGGTAATATTTGTAGATGTGCTTCTTACAATAGAATTGAAAAAGCAGTGAAAGTTGCTGCAGAAAAAATGTCTTAA
- a CDS encoding universal stress protein encodes MKRRILLPTDFSKNSWHAIKYALELYKNDHCNFYLLNVFYATGNIMESLARLEPGSELYEAAKSESEKGLNKIIDLLDVQGYNNPNHHIETISTFNNPLQAIKNIVETKDIEMIVMGTKGASNSRGIAYGSTAIYVMEKVRNCPVIVVPKEAKHNLPKEIVFPTSYKTHYKRRELNYLIEIAVKCDAKIEVLHVSEGRKLDKNQEEHKEMLKEIFEDVPHSFHELSINSLESAISIFVESRDADMVAFINKKHIFFSSKLTQPLVKEMGFNSKVPVLVMHDLRN; translated from the coding sequence ATGAAACGGAGAATATTATTACCAACAGACTTTTCAAAAAATTCATGGCATGCTATAAAGTATGCTTTAGAGCTTTATAAAAATGATCATTGTAATTTTTATCTTTTAAATGTTTTTTACGCTACAGGAAATATAATGGAAAGTCTTGCTCGTTTAGAACCTGGAAGCGAGTTATACGAAGCAGCAAAATCTGAATCTGAAAAAGGCTTAAATAAAATTATTGATTTACTTGATGTACAGGGATATAATAACCCTAATCATCATATTGAAACAATTTCAACTTTTAATAACCCATTACAAGCAATTAAGAATATTGTTGAAACCAAAGATATTGAAATGATAGTAATGGGTACTAAAGGAGCAAGCAATTCTAGAGGGATAGCTTATGGAAGTACAGCAATTTATGTGATGGAAAAAGTTAGAAATTGCCCCGTAATTGTTGTTCCAAAAGAAGCAAAACATAATTTACCTAAAGAGATTGTATTTCCAACAAGTTATAAAACACATTATAAAAGACGTGAGTTAAATTATTTAATAGAAATAGCTGTAAAATGCGACGCGAAAATTGAAGTATTACATGTTTCTGAAGGAAGAAAACTAGATAAAAACCAAGAAGAGCATAAGGAAATGCTTAAAGAAATTTTTGAAGATGTACCTCATTCTTTTCACGAATTAAGTATTAATTCATTAGAGTCTGCAATTAGCATTTTTGTAGAAAGTAGAGATGCTGATATGGTTGCATTTATAAATAAAAAACATATTTTCTTTAGTAGTAAATTAACACAACCATTAGTTAAAGAAATGGGTTTTAATTCTAAAGTTCCGGTACTTGTAATGCACGATTTAAGAAACTAA
- a CDS encoding DUF1207 domain-containing protein, with product MTFIKSKLSLLLIIFYSFTSFGQTNSNEFEPFLSQKNRSFPFLLFSPTDNSSAFKVSPLTAKSASDFQFNSYKVLVNLKANVFKKIYSKDNYQLAISGHIDNQFVFREEKSDNFNGVTHSLFNTDYFIYFHNDFVLNENNFLRINLYHRSSHLGDDFLLKNDYTRTENSDYWSNDPANYETVEVLYAYNKEKIGLYAGASYIVRTGGNRKKVSFQTGGVFKNFETDSELLNRVFIGYDLRFLENNDYNLDFNGGFGYAFKNNNSLRLEYYNGYLPYSRLEKEIKTSWLSLAFYYNLEL from the coding sequence ATGACTTTTATCAAAAGTAAACTATCTCTTTTACTCATTATTTTCTACTCTTTTACAAGTTTTGGTCAAACCAATTCTAATGAATTTGAGCCTTTTCTAAGTCAGAAAAATAGGAGTTTTCCTTTTTTATTATTCAGTCCAACAGATAATAGTAGTGCTTTTAAGGTAAGTCCTTTAACAGCAAAAAGTGCAAGCGATTTTCAATTCAATTCCTACAAAGTATTGGTAAATTTAAAAGCAAATGTTTTTAAGAAAATCTATTCTAAAGATAATTATCAGTTAGCAATTAGTGGCCATATAGACAATCAATTTGTGTTCAGAGAAGAAAAATCTGACAACTTTAATGGTGTAACCCATTCGTTATTTAACACAGATTATTTTATCTATTTTCACAATGATTTTGTGTTGAATGAAAATAATTTTTTAAGAATTAATTTATACCATAGATCTTCTCATTTAGGTGATGATTTTCTGTTGAAAAACGATTATACAAGAACAGAAAACTCAGATTATTGGTCTAATGATCCTGCTAATTATGAAACTGTAGAAGTTTTATATGCATACAACAAAGAGAAAATTGGTTTATATGCTGGTGCTTCTTACATTGTAAGAACGGGAGGTAATCGTAAAAAAGTAAGTTTTCAAACAGGTGGAGTTTTTAAAAATTTCGAAACTGATAGTGAATTATTAAATAGAGTTTTTATTGGTTATGATCTTCGTTTTTTAGAAAACAACGATTACAATTTAGATTTTAATGGCGGATTTGGATATGCTTTTAAAAATAATAACAGTTTACGTCTAGAATATTATAATGGTTATTTACCTTATAGTAGATTAGAAAAAGAAATAAAAACAAGTTGGTTGTCTTTGGCTTTTTATTATAATTTAGAATTATAA
- a CDS encoding ATP cone domain-containing protein, translating to MNDKDIDIIKYSGEKVKFSTNKLYASLKKTGAEDAIINQIIDKVRDDLYQGISTKEIYNRAFSLLKKKKSYFASKYKLKKAIYELGPTGFPFERFVASILKYSGYNIEVGTILNGKCVAHEIDVIAKKNNETTIVECKFHGEQGLNCNVKVPLYINSRYLDVEAQWDKSTKNKNKLIECWVVTNTRFTKDALAYGKCCGLYLLSWDYPKDDALKDRIDRLGLYPITVSTLLTNREKQFLLNRNIVLCRELINDVFYLDHLEISTTRKEKILNEIKQLCNGKNH from the coding sequence ATGAATGATAAAGACATAGATATCATAAAATATTCTGGAGAAAAAGTAAAGTTTTCTACTAATAAGCTATATGCTTCATTAAAAAAAACGGGTGCAGAAGATGCTATTATAAATCAAATTATAGATAAAGTAAGAGACGATTTATATCAAGGTATATCAACAAAAGAAATTTATAATAGAGCCTTTTCGTTACTCAAAAAGAAGAAAAGTTATTTTGCTTCTAAATACAAACTTAAAAAAGCTATTTACGAATTAGGACCAACTGGTTTTCCTTTTGAAAGGTTTGTTGCCTCAATTTTAAAATATTCTGGATACAACATAGAAGTAGGAACAATTTTAAACGGTAAGTGTGTTGCTCACGAAATAGATGTTATTGCAAAGAAAAACAATGAAACTACAATTGTAGAATGTAAGTTTCATGGAGAGCAAGGTCTTAATTGTAACGTTAAAGTTCCTTTATACATTAACTCTCGTTATTTAGATGTGGAGGCACAATGGGATAAAAGCACAAAAAATAAAAATAAATTAATAGAATGTTGGGTGGTAACTAATACTAGATTTACAAAAGACGCATTAGCATACGGTAAATGTTGTGGTTTGTATTTATTAAGTTGGGATTACCCAAAAGATGATGCTTTAAAAGACAGAATAGATCGTTTAGGATTGTACCCAATAACAGTATCTACATTACTTACAAATAGAGAAAAACAGTTTTTATTAAATAGAAATATCGTTTTATGTAGAGAATTAATAAATGACGTTTTTTACTTAGACCATTTAGAGATTTCTACAACCAGAAAAGAAAAAATATTAAATGAAATAAAGCAGTTGTGTAACGGTAAAAATCACTAA